The nucleotide sequence GACATGGCCACCCCGATGCCACGTAGGAACCGACGCCGGGACAACGGGTCGCGCGTCGATACAAAGGGAGCTCGAACGGAAGCGGGGCGTGAAGTTTTCATGGGACGTCGGAACGAGGGGGGGAACGTGAGCTACTTACTTTGGAAGAGGTCACTTTGCACGATTTCGTGCACGAGCGTGCGCATGCCGTAATCGTGCGCGGCAGCGCGTTGCAAAATAGATTCGATCGACGGTCGATCGGAAAAAAGAACCGGCGCGCCGGTCGCATAAATCGTGAGCTGCCGGGCGAGATTGCGCGCGATCGTTTCCTCGTGCTGTAACAAGAGCGCCTTGAAGTCGGTGACATCAGCGAACGGACTCCCGTCGGGCAACTCCCCGGCACTATCGACCGGTAGGCCGAAGTGATACGCAAACTTTTGGCCGTTCATTCCCAGCCCTTCGATCGCCTCCACTTGCTCATCGATCGCGCGGTAACGATCGCGCCAGCCTCCCATCACATCGAAGCTTTCCAACGCAAAACCCGGCGGATCCATTCGCGCGTGACAGGAGGCACAGGACGCATCGGCCCGGTGTTTTTCCAGTTGCTGACGAATCGTCACGGCTCCGCGAATATCGGGCTCGACCGCCGGCACCGGTGGCGGTGGAGGCGTTTGATAACCGAGGATGCGTTCGGTGATCCAGTTGCCGCGAATCACGGGCGAAGTCGTCGTTCCGTTGGCGGTGACCTTCAACACGCTGGCTTGGGTGAGCAGGCCACCGCGCACGGATTCGGCCGGCAACGTCACTTTGCGCATTTTGGCCCCCGCGATCCCGGGCACATCGTAGTGCGCCGCCAACCGCTCATTTAGAAAGGTGAACTCAGAGTCGACGACGTTGCGGGCCGGCAAATCCGCTCGCAGTAGTTCCTGCACAAACAACTGGGTTTCAAAGATCGACGCCTGCTTCAGGGGATCGTCGAGTTCGTAATCGTTATAAAGCGTGGCTGAGGGCGAGGTGTCGTCGAACTTGCGCAGATCGAGCCAATAATCGGTGAACGCATCCACGAACCGACGAGATCTGGGGTCGTCGATGAGTCGATTCGTTTGCGTCCGCAAAACTTCGGGATCGCGCAACTGTCCGTCCGCCGCCAACGCGCGCAGCTCAGCGTCGGGCGTGGAGTTCCACAGAAACAAGGCAAGGCGCGTCGCGATCGCGTAGTCATCGAGGAGGCCGGGAGCTTCCTCGACGAACAGAAATCCCGGCGATGCGAGCACGGCGGTGTAGGCCGAGATCATCGACTGGGCGAAACCGTAGCCGAGCCCGTATTGGCGCTCAAACAAACCGACGAATTGCTCATAGTGATCCGGATTGGCCGGACGACGATAGGCTCGATCCAGAAACGAACGCAGCAGGCGGCGCGCATCCGCCGTGGGATCATTTGATACGACCTCCACCGCCACATCGACGGGCGCAGGCGTTCCCCAACCCGGTCGATCGCCATTTTCCACCGCCTCAGTTGCGACCACCGAAAGCGTCACGGCGGACTTCCCGGCGGCGATCTCTCGCAGCGGCAAATCTTCGAAGAGCACTGCGTATCCACTTTCCGGTGATGCAGGATCCTCGAACGGTCCTTCGACCTCCATCCACTGGACGGCGTAACCGGGCATGCCATCGGGTTGCGCGAGCGGATTGATGTATTGTTCGTTGGTGCCGTTGACGCGGGTGCGGAAGAGGCGCGAACCATCGGTTTGGATGACCTCGTTGGGCTGCAGCACGACATTGATCTCGTGCACGCCGGGTTCGGGCCCGAAATCGAAGGTGCCCAGAAAACGCCCCTGCCCTCCACTTTGCCCGAACACGCCGATCGGCTCAGCGCGCCGCCCGGGCCAGATTTCGTCGAGATTAGGTCGATGCCAAAGCGGCAGCCAATACACCGGTGTTTTGGCGTCGCCGACCCCATTGAAGAACCAGCGACTCACACCGCCGCCGCTGGCCCACAGGGTGTAGCCTTTGAACCGCAGCGTGTAATGCCCGCCCACCGGGGCGCGAAACTTCGACCACCGGTAGCCGCCGGCATCGCTGAACGTGCTCGAGATTTTGCCTACAGCTTCACGTTCGCGCGTAGAGCTTTCCGTGATCGGCGCCCGTCCGGCGCGCACCTCGGGTTGGGCATGACCGTCCAGCACGGGGAACGCATGACGATCGGTCAGCGTGCTGCCTTGGCGCGGCCAGAAATTGCGCACCAAACTGGGTTCATCCCGCGCATAATACCGCTGCGTCGTGGTGGATTGACCCGCAAAGCGCTGACTGAGCGCTTGCCGCAGGGCGTAGTCCGCCGAGCTAAGGTAGCGCGCCATCTGCACATGGGAAACATCCAGCGCGGTGCCGACCTTGTTGAAGCGATGGGCTTCGCCATCAGGGGGCAACCGGTCCTTCAAACGCACCCACG is from Synoicihabitans lomoniglobus and encodes:
- a CDS encoding DUF1592 domain-containing protein, whose translation is MPLLPVLLPQSATRNPRALARRLLSGLIVAASMGAIEVSAQMRAEIVPSFVEAHCVRCHNATDLEGGLDLEAFRFQADDPDNFSRWVKMHDRVEAGEMPPASNSKRRHVAPEDRSAFVRSLADILTDAEKSRVAREGRAVQRRLNRYEYENALRDLLNLPWVRLKDRLPPDGEAHRFNKVGTALDVSHVQMARYLSSADYALRQALSQRFAGQSTTTQRYYARDEPSLVRNFWPRQGSTLTDRHAFPVLDGHAQPEVRAGRAPITESSTREREAVGKISSTFSDAGGYRWSKFRAPVGGHYTLRFKGYTLWASGGGVSRWFFNGVGDAKTPVYWLPLWHRPNLDEIWPGRRAEPIGVFGQSGGQGRFLGTFDFGPEPGVHEINVVLQPNEVIQTDGSRLFRTRVNGTNEQYINPLAQPDGMPGYAVQWMEVEGPFEDPASPESGYAVLFEDLPLREIAAGKSAVTLSVVATEAVENGDRPGWGTPAPVDVAVEVVSNDPTADARRLLRSFLDRAYRRPANPDHYEQFVGLFERQYGLGYGFAQSMISAYTAVLASPGFLFVEEAPGLLDDYAIATRLALFLWNSTPDAELRALAADGQLRDPEVLRTQTNRLIDDPRSRRFVDAFTDYWLDLRKFDDTSPSATLYNDYELDDPLKQASIFETQLFVQELLRADLPARNVVDSEFTFLNERLAAHYDVPGIAGAKMRKVTLPAESVRGGLLTQASVLKVTANGTTTSPVIRGNWITERILGYQTPPPPPVPAVEPDIRGAVTIRQQLEKHRADASCASCHARMDPPGFALESFDVMGGWRDRYRAIDEQVEAIEGLGMNGQKFAYHFGLPVDSAGELPDGSPFADVTDFKALLLQHEETIARNLARQLTIYATGAPVLFSDRPSIESILQRAAAHDYGMRTLVHEIVQSDLFQSK